In Gadus morhua chromosome 5, gadMor3.0, whole genome shotgun sequence, the genomic stretch CCGCCCTGGACGTTCTGaaaggggaggggcggggccgcgGCTCGGTCACAAAGCACTGCGATACatactggtgtgtgtctgtgtgtgggtgggacaCTTGTGTAAGGTGTgtatgacgtgtgtgtgcgacacgtgtgtctgtgatgcgtttgtttgtgcgggatgtgtgtgttatgtgtgtgtgtgtgtatgtgtgcgtgacgtgtgtgagacgtgtgtgtgaaatgtgtgcgtgagacgtgtgtgtgtgtgtgacttatgTGTgagacgtgcgtgtgtgtaacgtgtgtgtgtgtgtgtgtgaaatgcatgtgtatgtgacatgcgtgtgtgtgtgtgtgtgtgagtgtatgtgaaaTGCATGTGCGTTACGTCTGTGTGAATCATCAACACCGCTCACCGCCCAGGTGTAGAGCTCCTTCTCCACCGTTACCACGGCGAAGTGGTTCTCTCCGGCGCAAACCTGCTGGGCACTGTTGCCCCCCTTGAAGGTGTCTAGCTTCTGGGGCGTGAACTTCCCCCCGCCCCAGCAGTACACCTCCCTGTAGCGCGTGGTCACCACGGCAACCGGGCTCTCCGTCACGTTGCTGAGCCTGAGGAGGCGTCACACGACCGCCCGTTAGAACATGACATCACGGAGTAGATCGTGAAGAGGTGGTAAGAGATAAATGTCAACgcgacacacacagggccgtagccAGGATTTGAAAACtagtaggtgggggggggggggggggggggggggaggcttcaGTTTATATAGATCTCTACAAAAATGACAGAGGTCCGGACCTCGTGACCTCATAGCTAGCTACGGGCATGGACACCCAGCCCGGGCGCAGGACATGCACCCCAAGAAGAACACCACTCACTTTGGCTTCTTCATCGCTGAGTTGAGCAAGGCCACTCGTTCCTCGAGCTCCCTGAAGAAACAAGAGGCATGCGTTGAACTGAAGCAAGACTTTCTGGTTTCAATGGcacacagaacaaacatcaacaacaccatgGGCTTTAACCAATGATAAACCATCATTAGCTTTAGCCTTCCTGCAGACTTACTGTCTGGAACAGGAGACGACTGGCTGGTCTAGGATCTGGTCGGCCGAGGGTCGCTTCACCGGATCCTGGAGCACAACGAGATCACAAGGATCACACAGTGGCTCGTGAGGCGTTCCTACCCATCACCAGCTCAGTATGACGACCACGACCCTTTGACCTTCCTCTCACCTGGTCCAGACACTCGTACACCAGCCGGATCAGCTCAGGAGAGTACACCTTGTCGTCCACGTCCATAGTCCAGTTGCCCTGGACTATTTTCACGCACAAGTTCAAAGGGTTCTGGATTTACAgcgttaaaaaacaacaacaacacgttGGCTCCAATTTGAACAAAGTCCCAGCAGTTAATATAGGATGGATTAGAAACCGAACAAGCAGACTCACTGTGGCGTCAAAGGTTCGGGTCAGTGTTAACACCTCGAAGATGACACAGCCCATGGCCCAGATGTCTGATTTGAAGTCGTACTTGACTCCTTGGCACAGTTCCGGGGACATGTAATACGGTGTACCCACGCACTGCATGTACAACAACGGGGCCATACCGTCAACACTCTTGGACTGAGATGCAGGCAAACCAAATGTGATCGTCCGTCACGAGTTGATGAATGGTTCACTTACCGTCTCAGCCATGGCAAACTGGGAGTCCAGCTTCTTTGCCAGGCCATAATCCCCCAGTTTGATCAGGGTTGTCTTGGTCAGGAAAATGTTTAACGTTTTGATATCTCTGCAAAGTAATCAGAAAGGACGCACTGTTTTTACAATGAGGTGGATCATGTTTAACAGTAAAAAACTGTAAAGAGTGAAGCCAGTGGAAGCCTTTACCTGTGTAGGATCCCAGCCTTGTGAATGTGGGCTACAGCTGAGGCAATTTGGTACAGGAACCAGATTACCATCTAAGCGacaacattttattattattattattattattattactacatgTGTTTAATTAACGATACACTTTAGTTACTAGTGTTCTGCATCGTTGCATACCTCCTCTGTGAAAAGCTCCCCCTTCTGTTGGTTGATTTTATCATACAGATTTCCCCCTGGGAACAAATAACCAGGACATTTTTAGAAGCAAGACTCATTACACACTAATCCCAAAGAAATCCAGCATATTTCCCTTCAGAGATTGATAAAGTAATCTATTATCTAGCGAGTTACCACCGTTTTACCATTGCAGTATTCCAACTCAATGAACAAGGTGTCCTTGTCCATGAAGTGATTAAAGTAGGCGATGATGTTGTTGTGCTGCAGGATAGAGAGGATGCTGATCTCGTTCATCACATCTCGGCGCTCTTTCTCCGAGAGGCAGttcagctccacctccttccaCACGACAAGCGAGTTGTCCTGCGATGTTCAGCACAGTGTGAATACCATAGGTGAACACAGGGCCAAAAGGgcaagaattaaaaaaaaaaaaaaaaaaaattatgggaACTAGGAGCCACTTAGAGCAGATATTTTAACCACAGTTTGAATGGCATGAGCAATGCGTAGGAAATTAAACGGGTAAAAAAGACCATGATTGGAGTGACGCTTACCTCTGTCCTCCTGTAGAGGGTCGCTTCACCAAACGCCCCTCTCCCAAGAATCCGGATTGGAATGTAATGCAACTTTTCTTCCTCACCACTAAACGTCCCCGACGCGGACCGCCCGCTGGCTACTGACTCGCCGCCCAGGTCCGAGTTGAGCGACGCGTAATGCCTTTCATACTCGTCGAGGGACATTCTGATGGCTATTAATATGGGGACAACAGGACACTAgacctgtttttttttgtaagtaACACAGCTATAAACACTTCTGTTGCGTTTACATATCTGTAATAGGCCTAAAGGATGGTTGATTAGGCATTACGCAGACAAAGTAGAAACTATTGAAAGAATATGTTTGTTAATCGTTGATAGCATAAAGATTAAATCGTGTGGCAGGGTTGCCCCCGCAGTGAGGGAGTCGCACGCAAAACACTCGGGCTCATCTTTCTCAATAAGCATGACACTGTGTGCGTTAAGTCCGACTCCTTCAAGAAACCCGCCCCTACGTGCTAATACGCATACGACAGCAACCCGTAAGCAGAACAACGAGTCAGAAATTAAATCACTTTTCTGATGACGAACACGGTGAAGACAAAGTAGCAGAAGAAAAGACGTCCAAAGCAACGGCGTCCATGGTTTCTATTTCCATGCTCAGACCCGGAAACACTCTGACGTTACAGGAGCTGCTCGGAGAGACCATCAACAGGTTGTGCTGAAACAACGCCCACTAGTGACGATACAGTGGAAACTCAACTCATCTATACGTTttattggtaaaaaaaaaaagtactatATTGTAAATACAATAATTATGGAAAATATTTTGCAATGTGcgatatttatttacttttactgtaATAGGTGATTTATGGAGATaagagagacataaagcaggTTACCTCAGCCTCCGTCATAGCAGGCCTATATGTCTAATAGTCCAAAGTTTCATCTCGTCCCTTCCTGGATATCTCAGGCCAAGCAATACAGACTTAAAGTCAACATAGGGAATATAAACTGTCAGACGGGGTTGACATTGTGATGCTTTTGGTGTACTGGTTtggtcactgggtcacatggcatagAAGCTGTTgattttttaaaatataatttgaatattcataagaaatagaggaagcactaaaataccataaaaagagGTCTGTCTTATGTTTCCAGTTTAGTaatacaattggatactggtttggagtcactgggcgACACTCAAAGCGTtttgtattcatatatttataatgtaatgATGGTCCCTTTATTGAAGGGACCGTTTTCTCACTAAACCAATGTTGCCTTATTGAAGATAAAGATAATGTATCTGAATAACACTGGAGCAGTGCTCCTTGCAACACTCCACCCAGGTGGCTCCCACGCTCCACCTGGCTGGTGGCTGTCTATCCCTGTGGAGGAAAGGGCTGGTGTTGGCTGGTGTTGGCTGGTGGCTGCCCGTCCCTGTGGGTGTTCTGGGGTACTCCGGTTTCTCCCGGCTCGAACTCTTTAGGGACAGGTGACTGCACTTTTTAAAGggtacctctctctcctcgttgCCGGCCGCAGGTGTTCCCCATCTCGCCAATTAGTGTGACGAAAAGGACGTCCTCTGGCTCCGTCTGCTGGGTATGGGCGGTACACACCCTCCACATCCTCTCTCCTGGGCCgtccagccacacacacgcacgcacgcacgcacgcacgcacgcacgcacgcacgcacacacacacacaagcaaattaAATATGCAAGTTGTATTGTGTATTTTTGGCTACATTGGAACTACTGTAGTGCATTGTGGAGCATTGGTCACGTTGTATCAACAAACATTTCCTGATGGGGACGATGAAATAATGTCTAACTGCATCATCAATACAATGTTATTCGTTTTTCTTGTAATAAGGCTAATACCCAATACTCATTGTGTAACTCCTTTCAAGCATCACTATGAAAGACCTTTCATCCGACATGGAATTGACACATTAGTATcttcacacaaaacaaacaggacCTTGTGTAATCCCCCTCCCCTACCataccccaacaccaccccaacCACTGATGACAGAAAAATAGGAGAAAAAGCCTGCCAGTTCTGAAATAGTGAATTCAGAGTCAAGCACGGAGCATGTGTACAAACTAAAGTCTACAAAGTTATGTTTTCTCAAAATAACTACATGAGAGATGGCCCCTCACGGGTTTCCAATCTGCTTGACCAAGGTAGGCACGTATTTACATAAATATTCCTCTATCAGATTTGAGTTTATTCTGATTTCTCTTATTGGCCTATGTTCGACACATTTTCAAGAAACGCACAGAATCAATCATATctctgtatatataataataatgatgttattattttacattatataataatactacCAATGTTACAAATAGAATGGATAAAGATAATCCATGTGGGTGTATGTTTAgtcaagaaaaaaagaatacattTTTCTAATCTTACTGTTTAGTCTAATCTAACTGTATCTGTTCATTTTATGCTAGTTGAATCAGACAAGTGAATCATGTGCTGTTGAATTGTACTGCATGTTTTAACTTGAATGTGCTATGTCTACAGTACATAGGTCACGATTTGTTATCCCAGTTCTTGGACTGCTAAATGTTGTGCTGCTGCTGACTGCTGTGGTTCTGGGGATTTACTGTGAGTACAATCCAAAAGTGGACACGACAACAAATGTATGGGATTGTATTGTTTATTGTCATGGCAAGAAAATGTTAATAGTTTATATTGGCCAGTTAACCTAAAGTTGTACATTTAGACATTAGCATTTCCCATATGTTCCACTCTTTGTGGCCACTCAAAAAAATACTAAAGAATCCTGCAGTTATTATATACAATGACACCAACTTAATATAAAAAGGggtagtttgtgtgtatgcttgggGTCACAATAAGCCCCTTCACACTTACATGATTTAATGAGATTGAAATGTCAACCAGGTAGCAAGACCCAGGAAGTTTACCTGCAACCTCTGCAGAGTTCAGAACACCTTCCCTACATCCTGGAGCTCAACTACCTCCGGGAAAACCACAGCGAAGTCGTCAAAGCTACGAAGGCGGCTGAGTTGGCCTTGAGGCTGAAGGTGTCAGAGCATGACGCCCTCAAAAAGCTGTTGGAGAAGCAGACCAGCCTCAACGATGGCTCCCAGAGCCACATTAACAGGGCTCGCGCGGAGAAGGACAAACTACTCGCTGCTGATCAGCACATGGGTGAGATGGAAGTAGAGAATTCGATTCAGTATGTATCCCCTGATGTTGATGCGTTGATTTGTTGAATGGTGTTTTCTATGTTTTTATTCGATCGGTGTGTCATTGAAACAGAAAAGTCCTGCGGTCGTTGCCAGGAAGGCTGGGTTCTCCTAAATACAAGCTGTTACTTCTTTTCCAACGTTCTAACGAACCAACCGATCAAGAAAAACTGGCCAGATAGCAGGCAGGACTGCATCAGTCGAAAGGCGGATCTTGTGGTGATAGAGAGCTGGGAGGAGCAGGTGAGGCCACCATGGGGTCTGTGGGTTGAGTTTATAGTGTTATCGAACCACAGTAGACCTGCTGCCTCGGGAACCTCTTTGCATCGATCTGTCGTTTGGAAGTGAACCTCGTGGAAGTTATCGTACATGTATGCCCTCTTTATGCAGGACATGTTGAACGACAACGTCCCAAAAATTA encodes the following:
- the LOC115543766 gene encoding C-type lectin domain family 4 member M isoform X1; the protein is MFSQNNYMRDGPSRVSNLLDQVHRSRFVIPVLGLLNVVLLLTAVVLGIYCSKTQEVYLQPLQSSEHLPYILELNYLRENHSEVVKATKAAELALRLKVSEHDALKKLLEKQTSLNDGSQSHINRARAEKDKLLAADQHMEKSCGRCQEGWVLLNTSCYFFSNVLTNQPIKKNWPDSRQDCISRKADLVVIESWEEQDMLNDNVPKITTSVWWANGFWMGLTEISVDNRWVWTNNVTLQPPFYWRDGEPNREDENCAAFYPGRDATNTWYDGRCHGNMFYWMCEMKLNEQ
- the LOC115543766 gene encoding C-type lectin domain family 4 member M isoform X7, with protein sequence MFSQNNYMRDGPSRVSNLLDQVHRSRFVIPVLGLLNVVLLLTAVVLGIYCSKTQEVYLQPLQSSEHLPYILELNYLRENHSEVVKATKAAELALRLKVSEHDALKKLLEKQTSLNDGSQSHINRARAEKDKLLAADQHMEKSCGRCQEGWVLLNTSCYFFSNVLTNQPIKKNWPDSRQDCISRKADLVVIESWEEQDMLNDNVPKITTSVWWANGFWMGLTEISVDNRWVWTNNVTLQPPFYWIDGERNREDENCAAFYPGRDATHT
- the LOC115543766 gene encoding C-type lectin domain family 4 member M isoform X5 is translated as MFSQNNYMRDGPSRVSNLLDQVHRSRFVIPVLGLLNVVLLLTAVVLGIYCSKTQEVYLQPLQSSEHLPYILELNYLRENHSEVVKATKAAELALRLKVSEHDALKKLLEKQTSLNDGSQSHINRARAEKDKLLAADQHMEKSCGRCQEGWVLLNTSCYFFSNVLTNQPIKKNWPDSRQDCISRKADLVVIESWEEQDMLNDNVPKITTSVWWANGFWMGLTEISVDNRWVWTNNVTLQPPFYWIDGERNREDENCAAFYPGRDATHTWYDGPCHRNIFYWMCEMKLNEQ